A region from the Drosophila takahashii strain IR98-3 E-12201 chromosome 2L, DtakHiC1v2, whole genome shotgun sequence genome encodes:
- the LOC138914841 gene encoding histone H1-like yields the protein MSDSAVATSASPVAAPPAPVEKKVAAKKASGSAATKAKKTTAPPSHPPTQQMVDASIKNLKERGGSSLLAIKKYISATYKCDAQKLAPFIKKYLKSAVVNGKLIQTKGKGASGSFKLSASAKKDPKPKVASAEKKVKSKKVAAKKTGDTGAADKKPKAKKAVATKKTAEKKKTEKTKAKDAKKTGTVKAKPAATKAKSTAAKPKAAKAPKAKPAASAKPKKAVKKAAAPATAKKPKAKTTAAKK from the coding sequence ATGTCTGATTCTGCAGTTGCAACGTCCGCTTCCCCAGTGGCTGCCCCACCAGCGCCAGTTGAGAAGAAGGTGGCCGCCAAAAAGGCATCTGGATCCGCTGCTACAAAGGCAAAGAAGACCACTGCCCCGCCATCGCATCCGCCAACTCAGCAAATGGTAGACGCTTCCATCAAGAATTTGAAGGAGCGTGGCGGCTCATCGCTTCTGGCAATCAAGAAATATATCAGTGCCACTTATAAATGCGATGCCCAGAAGCTGGCTCCATTCATCAAGAAGTACTTGAAATCTGCCGTGGTCAATGGAAAGCTGATTCAAACAAAGGGAAAGGGTGCGTCTGGCTCATTTAAACTGTCGGCCTCCGCCAAGAAGGATCCCAAGCCAAAGGTTGCGTCTGCTGAGaagaaagtgaaaagcaaGAAGGTAGCCGCCAAGAAGACCGGAGACACGGGAGCTGCCGACAAGAAGCCCAAGGCTAAGAAGGCTGTTGCCACCAAAAAGACCGCCGAGAAGAAGAAAACGGAGAAGACGAAGGCCAAGGATGCCAAGAAAACTGGAACCGTAAAGGcaaagccagcagcaacaaaggccAAGTCGACGGCAGCGAAGCCGAAGGCGGCCAAAGCACCAAAAGCCAAACCAGCGGCGTCTGCTAAACCCAAAAAGGCGGTGAAGaaagcagctgctcctgctacCGCTAAGAAGCCGAAAGCCAAGACTACGGCTGCTAAGAAGTAA
- the LOC138911920 gene encoding histone H2B yields the protein MPPKTSGKAAKKAGKAQKNITKTDKKKKRKRKESYAIYIYKVLKQVHPDTGISSKAMSIMNSFVNDIFERIAAEASRLAHYNKRSTITSREIQTAVRLLLPGELAKHAVSEGTKAVTKYTSSK from the coding sequence ATGCCGCCTAAAACTAGTGGAAAGGCAGCCAAGAAGGCTGGCAAGGCCCAGAAGAACATCACCAAGAccgacaagaagaagaagcgcaaGAGGAAGGAGAGCTACGCCATCTACATTTACAAGGTCCTGAAGCAGGTCCATCCTGACACCGGCATTTCGTCGAAGGCGATGAGCATCATGAACAGCTTTGTGAATGATATCTTCGAGCGCATTGCTGCCGAGGCCTCTCGTCTGGCTCACTACAACAAGCGCTCGACTATCACCAGTCGGGAAATCCAAACGGCTGTTCGCCTGCTCCTGCCCGGAGAGTTGGCCAAGCACGCCGTTAGTGAGGGAACCAAGGCTGTCACCAAATACACCAGCTCCAAGTAA
- the LOC138911871 gene encoding histone H2A yields MSGRGKGGKVKGKAKSRSNRAGLQFPVGRIHRLLRKGNYAERVGAGAPVYLAAVMEYLAAEVLELAGNAARDNKKTRIIPRHLQLAIRNDEELNKLLSGVTIAQGGVLPNIQAVLLPKKTEKKA; encoded by the coding sequence ATGTCTGGTCGTGGAAAAGGTGGCAAAGTGAAGGGAAAGGCAAAGTCCCGCTCGAACCGTGCCGGTCTTCAGTTCCCAGTGGGCCGTATTCACCGTCTGCTCCGCAAGGGCAACTATGCCGAGCGTGTTGGTGCCGGCGCTCCTGTTTACCTAGCTGCCGTGATGGAATATCTGGCCGCTGAGGTTCTCGAGTTGGCTGGCAATGCTGCCCGTGACAACAAGAAGACTAGGATTATCCCGCGTCATCTGCAGCTGGCCATCCGCAACGACGAGGAGTTGAACAAGCTGCTCTCCGGTGTCACCATTGCCCAGGGCGGAGTGCTGCCCAACATCCAGGCCGTTCTGTTGCCCAAGAAGACCGAGAAGAAGGCTTAA
- the LOC138914983 gene encoding histone H4: protein MTGRGKGGKGLGKGGAKRHRKVLRDNIQGITKPAIRRLARRGGVKRISGLIYEETRGVLKVFLENVIRDAVTYTEHAKRKTVTAMDVVYALKRQGRTLYGFGG, encoded by the coding sequence ATGACTGGTCGCGGTAAAGGAGGCAAAGGCTTGGGAAAAGGAGGCGCCAAGCGTCATCGCAAAGTGCTGCGTGATAACATCCAGGGTATCACGAAGCCAGCTATCCGCCGTTTGGCTCGTCGTGGCGGCGTAAAGCGCATCTCTGGACTCATTTACGAGGAAACACGTGGCGTTCTGAAGGTGTTCTTGGAGAACGTTATCCGTGATGCCGTCACCTACACCGAACACGCCAAGAGGAAGACTGTCACAGCCATGGATGTTGTGTACGCCCTGAAGAGGCAAGGCCGCACCCTGTACGGCTTCGGCGGTTAA
- the LOC138911859 gene encoding histone H3, whose product MARTKQTARKSTGGKAPRKQLATKAARKSAPATGGVKKPHRYRPGTVALREIRRYQKSTELLIRKLPFQRLVREIAQDFKTDLRFQSSAVMALQEASEAYLVGLFEDTNLCAIHAKRVTIMPKDIQLARRIRGERA is encoded by the coding sequence ATGGCCCGTACCAAGCAAACCGCTCGCAAATCGACTGGTGGCAAGGCGCCACGCAAACAACTGGCTACTAAGGCCGCTCGTAAGAGCGCCCCAGCCACCGGAGGCGTGAAGAAGCCCCATCGCTATCGCCCTGGAACTGTTGCCCTGCGTGAGATCCGTCGCTACCAGAAGAGTACCGAGCTGCTGATCCGCAAACTGCCTTTCCAGCGTCTGGTGCGTGAAATCGCTCAGGACTTCAAGACTGACCTGCGATTCCAGAGCTCGGCGGTGATGGCTCTGCAGGAAGCTAGCGAAGCCTATCTGGTTGGCCTCTTTGAAGATACTAACTTGTGCGCCATTCATGCCAAGCGTGTCACCATCATGCCCAAGGACATCCAGTTGGCCCGTCGCATTCGCGGCGAGCGAGCTTAA
- the LOC138911908 gene encoding histone H1-like: MSDSAVATSASPVAAPPAPVEKKVAAKKASGSAATKAKKTTAPPSHPPTQQMVDASIKNLKERGGSSLLAIKKYISATYKCDAQKLAPFIKKYLKSAVVNGKLIQTKGKGASGSFKLSASAKKDPKPKVASAEKKVKSKKVAAKKTGATAKKAATGAADKKPKAKKAVATKKTAEKKKTEKTKAKDAKKTGTVKAKPAATKAKSTAAKPKAAKAPKAKPAASAKPKKAVKKAAAPATAKKPKAKTTAAKK, encoded by the coding sequence ATGTCTGATTCTGCAGTTGCAACGTCCGCTTCCCCAGTGGCTGCCCCACCAGCGCCAGTTGAGAAGAAGGTGGCCGCCAAAAAGGCATCTGGATCCGCTGCTACAAAGGCAAAGAAGACCACTGCCCCGCCATCGCATCCGCCAACTCAGCAAATGGTAGACGCTTCCATCAAGAATTTGAAGGAGCGTGGCGGCTCATCGCTTCTGGCAATCAAGAAATATATCAGTGCCACTTATAAATGCGATGCCCAGAAGCTGGCTCCATTCATCAAGAAGTACTTGAAATCTGCCGTGGTCAATGGAAAGCTGATTCAAACAAAGGGAAAGGGTGCGTCTGGCTCATTTAAACTGTCGGCCTCCGCCAAGAAGGATCCCAAGCCAAAGGTTGCGTCTGCTGAGaagaaagtgaaaagcaaGAAGGTAGCCGCCAAGAAGACCGGAGCCACCGCCAAGAAGGCTGCCACGGGAGCTGCCGACAAGAAGCCCAAGGCTAAGAAGGCTGTTGCCACCAAAAAGACCGCCGAGAAGAAGAAAACGGAGAAGACGAAGGCCAAGGATGCCAAGAAAACTGGAACCGTAAAGGcaaagccagcagcaacaaaggccAAGTCGACGGCAGCGAAGCCGAAGGCGGCCAAAGCACCAAAAGCCAAACCAGCGGCGTCTGCTAAACCCAAAAAGGCGGTGAAGaaagcagctgctcctgctacCGCTAAGAAGCCGAAAGCCAAGACTACGGCTGCTAAGAAGTAA
- the LOC138914842 gene encoding histone H1-like produces the protein MSDSAVATSASSVAAPPAPVEKKVAAKKASGSAATKAKKTNAPPSHPPTQQMVDASIKNLKERGGSSLLAIKKYISATYKCDAQKLAPFIKKYLKSAVVNGKLIQTKGKGASGSFKLSASAKKDPKPKVASAEKKVKSKKVAAKKTGATAKKAATGAADKKPKAKKAVATKKTAEKKKTEKTKAKDAKKTGTVKAKPAATKAKSTAAKPKAAKAPKAKPAASAKPKKAVKKAAAPATAKKPKAKTTAAKK, from the coding sequence ATGTCTGATTCTGCAGTTGCAACGTCCGCTTCCTCAGTGGCTGCCCCACCAGCGCCAGTTGAGAAGAAGGTGGCCGCCAAAAAGGCATCTGGATCCGCTGCTACAAAGGCAAAGAAGACCAATGCCCCGCCATCGCATCCGCCAACTCAGCAAATGGTAGACGCTTCCATCAAGAATTTGAAGGAGCGTGGCGGCTCATCGCTTCTGGCAATCAAGAAATATATCAGTGCCACTTATAAATGCGATGCCCAGAAGCTGGCTCCATTCATCAAGAAGTACTTGAAATCTGCCGTGGTCAATGGAAAGCTGATTCAAACAAAGGGAAAGGGTGCGTCTGGCTCATTTAAACTGTCGGCCTCCGCCAAGAAGGATCCCAAGCCAAAGGTTGCGTCTGCTGAGaagaaagtgaaaagcaaGAAGGTAGCCGCCAAGAAGACCGGAGCCACCGCCAAGAAGGCTGCCACGGGAGCTGCCGACAAGAAGCCCAAGGCTAAGAAGGCTGTTGCCACCAAAAAGACCGCCGAGAAGAAGAAAACGGAGAAGACGAAGGCCAAGGATGCCAAGAAAACTGGAACCGTAAAGGcaaagccagcagcaacaaaggccAAGTCGACGGCAGCGAAGCCGAAGGCGGCCAAAGCACCAAAAGCCAAACCAGCGGCGTCTGCTAAACCCAAAAAGGCGGTGAAGaaagcagctgctcctgctacCGCTAAGAAGCCGAAAGCCAAGACTACGGCTGCTAAGAAGTAA
- the LOC138911930 gene encoding histone H2B — protein MPPKTSGKAAKKAGKAQKNITKTDKKKKRKRKESYAIYIYKVLKQVHPDTGISSKAMSIMNSFVNDIFERIAAEASRLAHYNKRSTITSREIQTAVRLLLPGELAKHAVSEGTKAVTKYTSSK, from the coding sequence ATGCCGCCTAAAACTAGTGGAAAGGCAGCCAAGAAGGCTGGCAAGGCCCAGAAGAACATCACCAAGAccgacaagaagaagaagcgcaaGAGGAAGGAGAGCTACGCCATCTACATTTACAAGGTCCTGAAGCAGGTCCATCCTGACACCGGCATTTCGTCGAAGGCGATGAGCATCATGAACAGCTTTGTGAATGATATCTTCGAGCGCATTGCTGCCGAGGCCTCTCGTCTGGCTCACTACAACAAGCGCTCGACCATCACCAGTCGGGAAATCCAAACGGCTGTTCGCCTGCTCCTGCCCGGAGAGTTGGCCAAGCACGCCGTTAGTGAGGGAACCAAGGCTGTCACCAAATACACCAGCTCCAAGTAA
- the LOC123002825 gene encoding histone H1-like has protein sequence MSDSAVATSASPVAAPPAPVEKKVAAKKASGSAATKAKKTTAPPSHPPTQQMVDASIKNLKERGGSSLLAIKKYISATYKCDAQKLAPFIKKYLKSAVVNGKLIQTKGKGASGSFKLSASAKKDPKPKVASAEKKVKSKKVAAKKTGATAKKAATGAADKKPKAKKAVATKKTAEKKKTEKTKAKDAKKTGTVKAKPAATKAKSTAAKPKAAKAPKAKPAASAKPKKALKKAAAPATAKKPKAKTTAAKK, from the coding sequence ATGTCTGATTCTGCAGTTGCAACGTCCGCTTCCCCAGTGGCTGCCCCACCAGCGCCAGTTGAGAAGAAGGTGGCCGCCAAAAAGGCATCTGGATCCGCTGCTACAAAGGCAAAGAAGACCACTGCCCCGCCATCGCATCCGCCAACTCAGCAAATGGTAGACGCTTCCATCAAGAATTTGAAGGAGCGTGGCGGCTCATCGCTTCTGGCAATCAAGAAATATATCAGTGCCACTTATAAATGCGATGCCCAGAAGCTGGCTCCATTCATCAAGAAGTACTTGAAATCTGCCGTGGTCAATGGAAAGCTGATTCAAACAAAGGGAAAGGGTGCGTCTGGCTCATTTAAACTGTCGGCCTCCGCCAAGAAGGATCCCAAGCCAAAGGTTGCGTCTGCTGAGaagaaagtgaaaagcaaGAAGGTAGCCGCCAAGAAGACCGGAGCCACCGCCAAGAAGGCTGCCACGGGAGCTGCCGACAAGAAGCCCAAGGCTAAGAAGGCTGTTGCCACCAAAAAGACCGCCGAGAAGAAGAAAACGGAGAAGACGAAGGCCAAGGATGCCAAGAAAACTGGAACCGTAAAGGcaaagccagcagcaacaaaggccAAGTCGACGGCAGCGAAGCCGAAGGCGGCCAAAGCACCAAAAGCCAAACCAGCGGCGTCTGCTAAACccaaaaaggcgttgaagaaagcagctgctcctgctacCGCTAAGAAGCCGAAAGCCAAGACTACGGCTGCTAAGAAGTAA
- the LOC138914843 gene encoding histone H2A-like — protein MSGRGKGGKVKGKAKSRSNRAGLQFPVGRIHRLLRKGNYAERVGAGAPVYLAAVMEYLAAEVLELAGNAARDNKKTRIIPRHLQLAILMNSNGTNGRFTILFGS, from the coding sequence ATGTCTGGTCGTGGAAAAGGTGGCAAAGTGAAGGGAAAGGCAAAGTCCCGCTCGAACCGTGCCGGTCTTCAGTTCCCAGTGGGCCGTATTCACCGTCTGCTCCGCAAGGGCAACTATGCCGAGCGTGTTGGTGCCGGCGCTCCTGTTTACCTAGCTGCCGTGATGGAATATCTGGCCGCTGAGGTTCTCGAGTTGGCTGGCAATGCTGCCCGTGACAACAAGAAGACTAGGATTATCCCGCGTCATCTGCAGCTGGCCATCCTCATGAACTCAAATGGTACAAATGGTAGGTTCACAATACTATTCGGAAGCTAA